One part of the Hydra vulgaris chromosome 01, alternate assembly HydraT2T_AEP genome encodes these proteins:
- the LOC136075055 gene encoding NACHT, LRR and PYD domains-containing protein 13-like: protein MSAELKKYYLKYYGKIGELQPLSKASANVDLIQKFVDLCVVNAANAQMDAVFSVERKDFLEKQMNYTPIPYSEIFTKEESVILISGIAGIGKTWLLRKCLLDWSNGLIWKNVELVFYLECRRLNQHQNISNINELLNVFYKDIVNDINISNHTALFIIDGLDEFKYMNELLNSSLTCKYPIVNALKEVQKYKYVIAGRVYAIDQYQSLSAKHSDKLTIQIMGFNENGINNYVENHVIEEKKEVVKTTLKESPIAKAMASVPFYLSSMCKMISDSKNFYSNSFLTMTDLYGNIFLYFLREHIIKNNKLVYEIMEDSSNKKYILIICKIAYKLFVENKIIFSKEEVQAFYSDFYKNEGNFFGFIEKIETDLGCYYQFAHLTVMEFCASVYAYNCLSSKEIMANERLKSCLSMICGLANKNQNSLLKFLVNLNESWFSSFSKSF, encoded by the coding sequence ATGTCGgctgaactaaaaaaatattatcttaaatattATGGGAAAATTGGTGAACTTCAACCATTATCAAAAGCATCTGCAAATGTTGATCtgatacaaaaatttgttgatctATGTGTTGTTAATGCAGCAAATGCTCAAATGGATGCTGTTTTTAGTGTTGAACGAAAAGATTTTCTTGAAAAGCAAATGAATTATACACCAATTCCATATAGTGAAATATTTACAAAAGAAGAATCAGTAATATTAATATCTGGAATAGCTGGTATTGGGAAAACATGGTTGCTTAGAAAATGTTTGCTTGATTGGTCAAATGgtttaatttggaaaaatgttgAACTTGTGTTTTATTTGGAATGTAGGAGGCTTAATCaacatcaaaatatttctaatattaatgaaTTGCTAAATGTTTTCTACAAAGATATTGTTAATGACATTAACATTAGTAATCATACTGCACTGTTTATAATTGATGGattagatgaatttaaatatatgaatgAGTTATTAAATTCAAGTTTAACTTGTAAGTATCCTATTGTTAATGCTttaaaagaagttcaaaaatacaaatatgttaTTGCTGGTAGAGTTTATGCAATAGATCAGTACCAAAGTCTATCCGCAAAACATAGCGATAAGTTAACCATTCAAATAATGGGGTTTAATGAAAATGgaataaataattatgtagAAAATCATgttatagaagaaaaaaaagaagttgtaaaaacaactttaaaggaGTCTCCAATTGCAAAAGCCATGGCATCTGTTCCGTTTTATTTGTCTTCGATGTGTAAAATGATAAgtgattcaaaaaatttttattcaaattcttTCTTAACAATGACAGATTTgtatggaaatatttttttatattttttacgagaacacattattaaaaacaataaattggtTTATGAGATAATGGAAGATAGTtccaacaaaaaatatattttgattatttgcaaaattgcatataaattgtttgttgaaaataaaataattttttccaaagaaGAAGTTCAAGCATTTTATAGtgacttttataaaaatgaaggtaatttttttggatttatagaAAAGATTGAAACTGATCTTGGTTGTTATTATCAATTTGCACATTTGACTGTAATGGAGTTTTGTGCATctgtatatgcatataattgTTTAAGTAGTAAAGAGATTATGGCCAATGAGAGGCTGAAGAGTTGCTTATCAATGATTTGTGGATTAGCCAATAAAAACCAAAACagtttattaaagtttcttgTTAACCTGAATGAATCTTGGTTTTCTAGTTTTAGTAAGTCATTTTAG